One region of Oceanipulchritudo coccoides genomic DNA includes:
- a CDS encoding nickel-dependent hydrogenase large subunit: MMSRIVVDPVTRIEGHLRIEAEVKDGIITDAWSAGTMVRGLEIILKGRDPRDAWAFAERVCGVCTTVHALASVRSVEDALGIEIPPNAELIRNLMFCAQYMQDHVVHFYHLHALDWVDVVSALKADPKATSEIARSLSSWPKSSPGYFSDLQKRLTTFVESGQLGIFANAYWGHPAYKLPPEVNLIGVAHYLEALEWQKEIVKVHTIFGGKNPHPNYLVGGVPCAVNIEEANAINAERLAMVGKLLADAATFVEQVYIPDLMAIAPNYLDWTNIGGGLENYLCYGDLPQNGFADVSGFKFPRGAILGRNLNEVHEVDPKDPTGVQEEVTNSWYEYKNGDTSGLHPWDGETKLKYSGPQPPYEHLDVDQKYSWLKTPRWKGHAVEVGPLSRMLVGYASGIDEYKEVVGAALKQLDAPATILFSTLGRTAARGLETRLIARWAKQFYDQLLANIRNGDSRTFTNEKWEPETWPKEARGVGASEAPRGALAHWLVIKDQVIENYQLVVPSTWNASPRDSKGQRSAYEASLVGTPVHDPEQPLEILRTIHSFDPCLACAVHLYDDKKNSLSEVSTSPAGV, from the coding sequence ATCATGTCACGAATTGTAGTTGATCCCGTAACACGAATTGAAGGGCACCTTCGCATTGAAGCGGAAGTCAAGGATGGCATCATTACAGATGCCTGGAGTGCCGGCACGATGGTCCGCGGCCTGGAAATTATTCTGAAGGGCCGTGACCCGCGAGACGCCTGGGCCTTTGCCGAGCGCGTCTGTGGAGTCTGCACGACTGTGCATGCACTCGCCTCGGTGCGCTCAGTGGAGGACGCCCTTGGAATTGAAATTCCGCCGAACGCGGAACTGATCCGCAACCTGATGTTTTGCGCGCAGTACATGCAGGACCATGTTGTGCACTTCTACCACCTGCACGCCCTCGACTGGGTCGACGTAGTGAGTGCCCTGAAGGCAGACCCCAAGGCAACATCTGAAATTGCCCGGTCGCTCTCTTCATGGCCCAAGAGCTCACCCGGCTATTTCAGTGACCTCCAAAAACGGCTGACAACTTTTGTCGAGAGCGGCCAGCTGGGCATATTTGCGAACGCCTATTGGGGACATCCTGCCTACAAGCTTCCTCCGGAAGTTAACTTGATCGGTGTGGCACATTACCTCGAAGCACTCGAGTGGCAGAAGGAGATTGTGAAGGTACACACGATATTTGGCGGGAAGAATCCTCACCCGAACTACCTTGTCGGTGGGGTTCCCTGTGCTGTCAATATTGAGGAAGCCAATGCAATCAATGCGGAACGCCTTGCCATGGTTGGCAAACTGCTGGCCGATGCCGCAACCTTTGTCGAGCAGGTCTACATTCCCGACCTGATGGCGATTGCTCCGAATTATCTGGATTGGACAAATATTGGAGGCGGTCTGGAGAATTACCTTTGTTACGGTGACTTGCCGCAGAACGGATTTGCGGATGTTTCCGGATTCAAGTTCCCTCGAGGGGCCATCCTTGGACGAAACTTGAATGAAGTTCACGAGGTGGATCCAAAGGATCCCACCGGGGTGCAGGAAGAAGTGACCAATTCCTGGTATGAATACAAGAATGGCGACACTTCCGGTCTCCACCCGTGGGATGGTGAGACCAAGCTCAAGTATTCCGGCCCGCAGCCGCCCTACGAGCATTTGGACGTGGACCAGAAGTATTCCTGGCTGAAAACACCACGCTGGAAGGGTCATGCGGTTGAAGTGGGTCCTCTTTCCCGGATGTTGGTTGGTTATGCGTCTGGAATTGATGAATACAAGGAAGTCGTTGGGGCTGCCCTCAAGCAGTTGGATGCCCCGGCAACCATCTTGTTCTCGACCCTCGGACGCACAGCAGCCCGCGGTCTGGAAACCCGTCTAATCGCACGCTGGGCAAAGCAATTTTATGATCAGTTGCTGGCCAATATCAGGAACGGCGATTCACGGACCTTCACCAATGAGAAATGGGAACCGGAAACCTGGCCGAAAGAGGCGAGGGGAGTCGGGGCCTCAGAGGCTCCGCGCGGAGCCTTGGCGCATTGGCTGGTAATTAAGGACCAGGTAATTGAGAATTATCAGCTGGTCGTTCCTAGCACATGGAATGCCTCACCGAGGGATTCCAAGGGTCAGCGTTCTGCTTATGAAGCGTCACTGGTCGGGACCCCTGTCCACGATCCTGAGCAACCTCTGGAGATTCTCCGGACCATTCACTCATTTGATCCGTGCCTCGCTTGTGCGGTGCACCTGTATGATGACAAGAAGAATTCCTTGTCGGAAGTGAGCACGAGCCCTGCAGGGGTATAA
- a CDS encoding hydrogenase small subunit, with the protein MMIDTPTPKTDQTLWEEMRARGVTRRDFIKFCTWMAAYMGLESSGVAQVARALEKNKRIPIIWLHFQECTCCSESFIRSSHPIVADILLDKVSLDYTETLQAAAGHQAEAIKEQTMKESYGEYILMVEGSVPMEEDGVYCCIGGKSAQQILEEAAAGAKAIVAWGNCACAGCVQSANPNPTGARSIKSLIKNKPIVNVQGCPPIAEVMAGTVVHLLAFGRIPQLDALGRPKAFYSRRVHDTCYRRPYYDAGLFVESFDDENAKRGYCLYKMGCRGPTTYNSCGIIRWNNGTSFPIQSGHGCIGCSEEGFWDQSPFYKRLAGFPGFGIETTADKIGVGLGVATAVGIAAHATMTNIRKRKTIGQQPGETETEAEQEESNA; encoded by the coding sequence ATGATGATAGATACTCCAACCCCGAAGACTGACCAAACCCTCTGGGAGGAAATGCGCGCCCGAGGAGTGACCCGTCGAGATTTCATAAAATTCTGCACATGGATGGCGGCCTACATGGGGCTAGAATCTTCAGGTGTGGCGCAGGTGGCGCGGGCGCTTGAAAAGAACAAGCGCATTCCAATAATCTGGCTGCACTTCCAGGAATGCACCTGTTGCAGCGAGTCCTTTATCCGGTCCTCGCATCCGATCGTGGCGGACATCCTTCTGGACAAGGTGTCACTCGATTACACGGAGACCCTTCAGGCGGCAGCCGGGCATCAGGCTGAGGCCATCAAGGAGCAGACGATGAAGGAATCCTACGGGGAATACATTCTGATGGTGGAGGGTTCCGTTCCAATGGAAGAGGACGGCGTTTACTGTTGTATCGGCGGGAAAAGCGCGCAGCAGATTCTCGAGGAAGCAGCAGCTGGAGCAAAAGCCATTGTGGCATGGGGGAATTGTGCCTGTGCGGGTTGTGTGCAATCGGCAAATCCCAATCCAACCGGGGCAAGGTCCATCAAGTCCCTTATCAAGAACAAACCGATCGTGAACGTTCAGGGCTGTCCACCGATTGCGGAAGTGATGGCGGGGACGGTCGTCCACCTGTTGGCCTTCGGGCGCATCCCGCAACTGGACGCATTGGGCAGGCCAAAGGCGTTTTATTCACGCCGGGTGCACGACACCTGTTACCGTCGACCCTATTACGATGCCGGGCTGTTCGTGGAATCCTTTGATGACGAAAACGCCAAGCGCGGGTACTGCCTTTACAAGATGGGCTGTCGCGGGCCGACAACCTACAATTCCTGTGGAATCATCCGGTGGAACAATGGGACAAGTTTTCCGATACAAAGCGGCCATGGCTGTATTGGGTGTTCTGAGGAAGGCTTCTGGGACCAGAGTCCATTCTACAAGAGATTGGCCGGGTTCCCCGGTTTTGGAATTGAGACAACGGCGGACAAGATCGGCGTGGGCCTTGGCGTGGCAACAGCAGTCGGCATAGCCGCCCACGCGACGATGACAAACATCCGCAAAAGGAAGACCATCGGCCAACAACCTGGTGAGACCGAGACGGAAGCTGAGCAGGAAGAGTCCAACGCATAA
- the hypA gene encoding hydrogenase maturation nickel metallochaperone HypA gives MHELGIAESALKAAIVEMEKQKAIRILSLTLRIGELAAVDPQAMEFAFKTVTLGTPAEGATLEIDHVAPIAWCRDCSESFSTDSIAFFKCPRCGNYSGELKQGREIELARLELDS, from the coding sequence ATGCATGAACTGGGAATAGCCGAATCCGCTCTCAAGGCGGCCATTGTGGAGATGGAAAAGCAGAAAGCCATCCGGATCCTCTCCCTCACCCTGCGCATTGGAGAACTTGCTGCGGTTGATCCGCAGGCGATGGAATTCGCCTTTAAAACTGTCACATTGGGGACTCCGGCCGAAGGGGCCACGCTTGAGATTGACCACGTTGCGCCGATTGCCTGGTGCAGGGACTGTAGTGAATCATTCAGCACGGACTCCATTGCTTTTTTCAAATGCCCGCGCTGTGGAAACTACTCGGGTGAACTAAAACAGGGTCGGGAGATTGAACTTGCCCGGCTTGAACTTGATTCATAA
- the hypB gene encoding hydrogenase nickel incorporation protein HypB gives MHHLHHDFTTPRDHEKPARVNPGEVGTVDVRPDDPVDLPPPGDFRKQTGRSIEVNIPLLAENNRLAAENREHFKSHGLKVINLVSGPGAGKTTLLARTLKELANSISCGVLVGDLETDSDAQRLRHDAVPVAQLTTGSACHLDAHMIAHGFEALHMHNPQLLFIENVGNLVCPAEFDLGETVRVALFACTDGEDKPLKYPPIYRSSHLVLMTKADIAEACGFDRKQARENLKKVCPKAEVIELSSKTGDGFEQWLEFIRGIL, from the coding sequence ATGCATCACCTTCATCACGATTTCACGACACCTCGCGACCATGAGAAACCGGCCCGCGTCAATCCCGGAGAAGTGGGCACCGTGGATGTGCGTCCGGACGATCCGGTTGATCTCCCACCGCCGGGGGATTTCCGGAAGCAAACAGGCCGTAGCATCGAGGTAAACATCCCCCTGCTTGCGGAAAACAACCGCCTTGCTGCGGAGAACCGTGAACACTTCAAATCGCACGGGCTCAAGGTTATCAATCTCGTTTCCGGTCCTGGCGCCGGCAAGACGACTCTCCTTGCCCGTACCTTGAAGGAGTTGGCAAACAGCATTTCCTGCGGGGTGCTGGTCGGGGACCTTGAAACCGACAGCGATGCCCAGCGCTTACGCCACGATGCGGTTCCGGTGGCCCAATTGACGACAGGGAGCGCCTGTCACCTTGATGCCCACATGATTGCACATGGCTTCGAAGCCCTGCACATGCACAATCCCCAGCTGCTTTTTATTGAGAATGTGGGGAATCTCGTTTGCCCGGCCGAATTTGATCTGGGAGAAACCGTGCGCGTTGCGCTCTTTGCCTGTACTGACGGGGAGGACAAGCCCCTGAAGTATCCCCCCATTTACAGGAGTTCCCATTTGGTCCTCATGACCAAGGCTGACATTGCGGAAGCGTGTGGATTCGACCGGAAGCAGGCTCGGGAAAACCTGAAGAAGGTCTGTCCGAAGGCCGAGGTTATTGAGTTGTCTTCGAAGACGGGTGACGGCTTTGAACAGTGGTTGGAATTCATACGCGGAATTCTCTGA
- the hypF gene encoding carbamoyltransferase HypF: MDTKLPGKEFHEVLIYIRGTVQGVGFRPFIARLADRYSISGWVRNDGRGVTIGARQTKENIRLFTDALLTELPGPARIDDWRVENPDTGSIDPTNAEFKILESPLSGESPIVPVTPDLAICPDCRSELMDPDNRRYHYPFINCTNCGPRYSIVESLPYDRERTTMSAFTMCPSCMEEYSNPLDRRFHAQPNACPDCGPQLSLVGMDGGLLAGQEGAVDQACDALRLKAIVAVKGLGGFHLFADASCAETIQLLRRRKHRDQKPFAVMFPDIESLRSHCHVTTAEEALLNSPAAPIVLVRQRTDSKVAVEVAPGNPWIGAILPYTPLHILLMSKFAGPLVATSANLSEEPLCSDNAEAIKRLAGIADMVLQHDRPIARAVDDSVLRISSHGSIVLRRSRGYAPTPLRLPENIGCTGAQLSVGAHLKNTIAIAMEKQVVVSPHIGDLSNNKSVKAFERTIDLLSRLYGGTADKVVCDLHPDYMSTQFAESLGIPIVRVQHHLAHIFSCLLEHGGGPEKVLGVVWDGTGYGEDKTIWGGEFIIVDKGNGTARRVAHLKPFPLPGGEAAVRQTGRSAVGLLYAANFLGDHPMRELVSRALGEEASNLPLLVKALEKNLNAPVTTSAGRLFDAAAALLGLSDRNTFEGQAGMAMEFAAAKSTSSPSPLPWRVDDSHHQAGALEVDWAPMILNLCTQFVSGNDPNQLAMDFHKTLASMILDVAQRIGVESVVLSGGCFQNAILSDFTTDLLKDSNFKVLLHHQLSPNDNSISAGQALAALTDITRVKS; this comes from the coding sequence ATGGATACCAAGCTCCCAGGGAAAGAATTCCATGAGGTCCTGATATATATCCGCGGAACAGTACAGGGCGTGGGCTTCAGGCCATTCATAGCGAGACTGGCCGATCGCTATTCAATTTCCGGCTGGGTCCGCAACGATGGCAGGGGTGTTACCATCGGTGCCCGCCAAACCAAGGAGAACATACGCTTATTCACAGACGCCCTCCTGACTGAATTGCCGGGTCCGGCCAGGATAGATGACTGGCGTGTTGAAAATCCTGATACAGGATCAATTGACCCCACCAACGCGGAATTCAAAATCCTTGAAAGCCCCTTGTCCGGGGAAAGTCCGATTGTCCCGGTGACTCCGGATCTGGCAATCTGTCCTGACTGCCGCAGCGAACTGATGGATCCCGACAATCGGCGGTACCACTACCCATTCATCAACTGCACAAACTGCGGGCCCCGTTATTCCATTGTCGAATCTCTTCCGTACGACCGGGAGCGAACCACCATGTCTGCTTTCACGATGTGCCCCTCCTGCATGGAGGAATACAGCAATCCACTTGACCGCCGTTTCCACGCACAGCCCAACGCCTGTCCGGATTGCGGGCCACAACTGTCTTTGGTTGGAATGGATGGGGGCCTGCTTGCCGGGCAGGAAGGAGCTGTGGATCAGGCATGCGACGCCCTGCGCTTGAAGGCAATTGTCGCGGTCAAGGGCCTCGGTGGATTTCACCTCTTCGCTGATGCCTCCTGCGCGGAAACAATCCAGCTTCTGCGAAGGCGCAAGCACCGTGATCAAAAGCCGTTTGCCGTCATGTTCCCGGACATTGAAAGCCTCCGCTCACATTGCCATGTCACAACGGCGGAGGAAGCCTTGCTGAATTCCCCGGCTGCGCCCATTGTCCTGGTGAGGCAGCGGACTGATTCAAAAGTGGCCGTGGAAGTTGCACCGGGTAACCCATGGATTGGGGCAATATTACCATACACTCCTTTGCACATCCTTCTGATGAGCAAATTCGCAGGTCCGCTGGTCGCTACTTCGGCAAACCTTTCCGAAGAACCGCTTTGTTCAGATAATGCAGAAGCGATCAAGCGTCTTGCGGGAATTGCCGACATGGTTCTACAACACGATCGTCCGATTGCCCGTGCCGTGGACGACTCGGTCCTGCGGATCAGTTCCCATGGATCGATAGTTCTACGGCGATCCCGTGGATACGCTCCAACTCCATTACGCTTGCCTGAAAACATCGGTTGCACTGGTGCGCAACTGTCGGTCGGTGCGCACTTGAAGAACACCATCGCCATCGCGATGGAGAAACAAGTCGTTGTGAGTCCACACATTGGCGATTTGTCGAATAACAAATCCGTAAAGGCCTTTGAGAGAACAATTGACTTGCTCAGCCGACTTTATGGAGGAACGGCTGACAAAGTGGTCTGTGATCTTCATCCGGATTACATGTCAACCCAGTTTGCCGAGTCGCTTGGTATTCCGATTGTACGTGTCCAGCATCATCTGGCCCATATTTTTTCCTGTCTTCTGGAGCATGGCGGGGGACCGGAAAAGGTCCTCGGGGTCGTCTGGGATGGCACAGGATACGGCGAAGACAAAACAATCTGGGGTGGAGAGTTCATAATCGTAGATAAAGGGAATGGCACCGCACGCAGAGTCGCCCATTTGAAACCTTTTCCACTTCCAGGCGGCGAAGCAGCTGTTCGCCAGACCGGGCGCAGTGCCGTGGGATTGCTTTATGCCGCCAATTTCCTTGGCGATCACCCAATGCGTGAACTTGTTTCAAGGGCCCTTGGAGAAGAAGCATCCAACCTCCCACTTTTGGTCAAGGCACTCGAGAAAAACCTGAATGCTCCAGTTACAACAAGCGCAGGACGGCTCTTTGACGCGGCGGCAGCTTTGCTCGGACTCAGCGACAGGAACACGTTCGAAGGACAGGCTGGAATGGCCATGGAATTTGCCGCTGCAAAGAGCACCTCCAGTCCAAGCCCTCTGCCATGGAGGGTGGATGACTCACATCATCAAGCGGGAGCCCTCGAGGTAGACTGGGCCCCAATGATCCTGAACCTCTGCACTCAGTTTGTTTCCGGCAACGATCCAAATCAACTTGCCATGGATTTCCACAAGACTCTTGCATCAATGATCCTTGATGTGGCCCAGCGCATCGGGGTCGAAAGCGTTGTCTTGAGCGGCGGATGTTTCCAAAACGCCATCTTGAGCGATTTTACAACCGACTTGCTGAAGGATTCAAATTTCAAAGTCCTTCTCCATCATCAATTGTCACCGAACGACAACTCCATTTCCGCTGGTCAAGCCCTCGCGGCCCTGACCGATATAACCCGGGTCAAAAGTTGA
- a CDS encoding HypC/HybG/HupF family hydrogenase formation chaperone yields MCLAVPGKIVEVIGDDPIFRSGRVSFGGIIKQVSLACVPDAVVDDYVLVHVGMALSKVDEEEAKEVFSYLDQMGELEELNPEEMDNPGS; encoded by the coding sequence ATGTGCCTTGCTGTTCCAGGAAAAATCGTAGAAGTCATCGGTGACGATCCAATCTTCCGCTCAGGAAGAGTCAGTTTTGGCGGTATTATCAAGCAGGTCAGTCTCGCTTGCGTCCCGGATGCCGTGGTTGATGATTATGTACTGGTGCACGTGGGGATGGCGCTCTCCAAAGTAGATGAAGAAGAAGCCAAGGAGGTCTTTTCCTACCTTGACCAGATGGGGGAGCTGGAAGAGTTGAACCCCGAGGAGATGGATAATCCGGGCTCATGA
- the hypD gene encoding hydrogenase formation protein HypD, whose product MKFVDEYRDAGAVKKLAEAIHKSTHNPWTIMEICGGQTHSIVKFGIDQLLPEQIRLVHGPGCPVCVTPVALIDAAIHLARQSGTSLFSFGDMLRVPGSDVDLLTVKAEGADVRLVYSPLDAVAFAAQNPDREVVFFAVGFETTAPANAMAALQAKNLGLENFSLLVSHVTVPPAIEAILSSPDNEVQGFLAAGHVCTVMGTTEYPDLASKFEVPIVVTGFEPVDILKGILRCVQLLEAGEYVVDNAYKRAVQEAGNAKALQLMREVFKPVDRDWRGIGTIPKSGLALREEMAQFDAAKRFILPENPVKESPECISGLIMRGAKKPHECPAFGKNCTPDRPLGAPMVSNEGACAAYYRYRLRESVSQ is encoded by the coding sequence ATGAAATTCGTCGACGAGTACAGGGATGCAGGGGCCGTCAAAAAGCTCGCTGAAGCCATCCACAAGTCCACGCACAATCCCTGGACAATCATGGAAATCTGCGGAGGTCAGACGCACAGCATTGTCAAATTCGGGATTGATCAACTTCTGCCGGAACAAATCCGGCTGGTCCACGGTCCCGGTTGCCCGGTTTGTGTGACCCCGGTCGCCCTGATTGATGCGGCCATTCATCTTGCCCGGCAGTCAGGCACAAGCCTCTTTTCATTTGGAGATATGCTAAGAGTTCCCGGGAGCGATGTTGATTTGCTTACGGTAAAGGCCGAGGGAGCCGATGTGCGCCTCGTGTACTCGCCTTTGGATGCTGTCGCTTTTGCGGCCCAGAACCCCGACCGGGAAGTCGTTTTCTTCGCGGTTGGATTTGAAACAACCGCACCAGCCAATGCCATGGCAGCCTTGCAGGCAAAGAACCTTGGCCTTGAGAACTTTTCCCTCCTCGTATCACACGTGACAGTTCCCCCGGCAATTGAAGCCATTCTATCATCCCCTGATAACGAAGTTCAGGGCTTTCTTGCTGCCGGGCATGTTTGCACAGTCATGGGAACAACCGAATACCCGGACCTGGCCTCCAAGTTCGAGGTGCCAATTGTCGTAACGGGTTTTGAACCAGTTGATATTCTAAAGGGAATCCTTCGCTGCGTCCAGTTGTTGGAAGCAGGAGAATATGTAGTGGATAATGCATACAAACGTGCTGTACAGGAGGCGGGTAATGCCAAGGCGCTGCAACTCATGCGGGAAGTCTTTAAACCAGTTGACCGGGATTGGCGGGGAATTGGAACCATTCCGAAGAGCGGATTGGCCCTGCGAGAGGAAATGGCACAATTCGATGCCGCGAAGCGTTTTATCCTCCCGGAAAACCCGGTAAAGGAATCCCCGGAGTGTATCAGTGGACTCATCATGCGGGGCGCAAAAAAACCGCATGAGTGCCCCGCCTTCGGCAAGAATTGCACCCCGGACCGGCCCCTCGGCGCCCCAATGGTATCAAACGAAGGAGCCTGCGCCGCCTATTATCGTTATCGTCTGCGTGAAAGCGTGAGCCAGTAG
- the hypE gene encoding hydrogenase expression/formation protein HypE, translating to MPNEESTPRNVTSFECPLPLGSPKEIQIGHGGGGRLSQQLIDTLFIPAFSNPALKAAHDGAVIASPSGSLAFSTDSHVVRPIEFPGGNIGSLAIHGTANDLAMCGAKPRWMSAGFILEEGLPIAQLREIVASMRHAADEVGIQIVTGDTKVVERGKGDSIYINTAGIGEMQASKPIGPATVREGDAILLSGDIGRHGMAIMAHREGLEFETTIESDSAHLWPAVEALIEAQLDLHCLRDLTRGGLAAAMHEISTASGHEFLLDEASISVDEAVLGACELLGLDALHVANEGRFAVILPGAEAEKALAILKAHAPGGNSASIIGTVGPNDRGTVLLKSLIGVERILDRPSGEQLPRIC from the coding sequence ATGCCGAACGAGGAATCCACTCCCAGAAATGTCACCTCCTTTGAGTGTCCGCTTCCTCTGGGATCTCCCAAGGAGATCCAAATCGGACACGGCGGGGGAGGGCGTCTGAGCCAGCAATTGATTGATACGCTCTTTATTCCGGCGTTTTCCAATCCTGCACTGAAGGCCGCCCACGATGGGGCAGTGATTGCCTCGCCGTCCGGATCCCTTGCTTTTTCGACAGATTCCCATGTTGTGCGCCCGATTGAGTTTCCCGGAGGCAATATCGGGAGTCTGGCTATTCACGGGACTGCCAACGACCTTGCCATGTGCGGGGCGAAGCCGCGTTGGATGAGTGCCGGGTTCATTCTGGAGGAAGGTCTTCCCATCGCTCAGCTCAGGGAGATTGTCGCTTCGATGCGGCACGCTGCAGATGAAGTGGGAATCCAGATTGTCACGGGCGACACCAAGGTTGTCGAGCGGGGCAAAGGGGATTCGATTTATATCAACACCGCCGGGATTGGTGAGATGCAAGCTTCAAAACCGATTGGTCCAGCCACAGTTCGTGAAGGCGATGCCATTCTATTAAGTGGTGATATCGGCCGTCACGGCATGGCCATTATGGCCCATCGGGAAGGGCTTGAGTTTGAAACGACCATCGAGAGTGATTCCGCCCACTTGTGGCCGGCGGTCGAGGCCCTCATTGAGGCACAATTAGACCTGCATTGCCTGCGGGATTTGACCCGTGGAGGCCTGGCCGCTGCCATGCACGAAATTTCCACTGCATCCGGCCATGAGTTTCTTCTGGACGAAGCATCGATCAGCGTGGATGAGGCAGTTCTTGGCGCGTGTGAACTGCTGGGACTCGATGCTTTGCACGTCGCCAATGAAGGACGATTTGCGGTCATCCTTCCGGGGGCCGAAGCCGAGAAAGCCCTGGCAATCCTGAAGGCCCACGCGCCCGGTGGAAACAGTGCCTCAATCATTGGGACAGTTGGTCCCAACGACCGCGGGACGGTTCTCTTGAAAAGCCTGATTGGGGTCGAACGGATTCTTGATCGTCCCAGTGGTGAGCAGTTGCCGCGGATTTGCTGA
- the cfa gene encoding cyclopropane fatty acyl phospholipid synthase, producing MRRKFRYTSHVVKQQLLDVLNGAGIEVNGDQPWDIQVLDERFWRRVALTRGIGFGDAYVDGWWTSKAVDELVNRLLRHSRTVARGHFLHQLWGSLVCQIFNLQRLSRAFQVGERHYDIGNGLYRRMLGESMVYSCGYWDGGAATLEDAQRDKLELICRKIQLQPGMKVLDIGCGWGSFCKYAAENYQAEVVGVTVSRQQVAVAREACADLPVEIRLEDYRSLIGCFDRIVSIGMFEHVGPKNYRTFMDVARRNLDPEGLFLLHTIGSNQSYGNSYTWLTRHIFPNGHIPSIAQIGRSIEEKFVMEDLHNFGVNYDRTLMEWEARFRKAWPEIRRGSHMYDDRFYRMWRYYLLSCAGAFRARHVQLWQWVLSPKGLTAGYKRPAFSALT from the coding sequence ATACGGCGAAAATTTCGCTATACAAGTCATGTTGTGAAGCAGCAACTTTTGGATGTGCTCAACGGTGCTGGAATCGAGGTTAACGGGGACCAGCCGTGGGATATACAGGTGCTCGATGAGCGCTTCTGGCGACGCGTGGCGCTGACCAGGGGGATTGGGTTTGGTGATGCTTATGTGGATGGCTGGTGGACATCAAAGGCAGTTGACGAGCTGGTCAACCGGCTTTTGAGGCACAGTCGCACTGTGGCGCGGGGACATTTTCTCCATCAACTCTGGGGTAGCCTGGTCTGCCAAATCTTCAATTTGCAGCGCCTTTCACGCGCCTTTCAAGTTGGCGAGCGCCACTACGATATCGGGAACGGGCTCTATCGGAGAATGCTCGGGGAGAGCATGGTGTACTCATGCGGATACTGGGACGGTGGTGCGGCTACCCTTGAGGATGCCCAGCGTGACAAGCTGGAGTTGATTTGCCGCAAGATCCAACTTCAACCGGGAATGAAAGTCCTCGATATTGGATGCGGATGGGGAAGTTTCTGCAAATACGCGGCGGAAAATTACCAGGCTGAAGTGGTTGGGGTGACGGTTTCGCGCCAGCAAGTAGCTGTTGCCCGCGAGGCTTGTGCGGATCTTCCAGTGGAGATTCGCCTTGAGGATTATCGTTCCCTCATCGGGTGCTTCGACAGGATTGTCTCGATCGGCATGTTCGAGCATGTCGGTCCAAAGAACTACCGGACTTTCATGGATGTGGCCCGGCGCAACCTTGATCCAGAGGGACTATTTCTTCTGCACACAATTGGATCCAATCAGAGCTATGGGAACTCCTATACATGGCTCACCCGTCATATCTTTCCTAACGGACATATTCCTTCGATTGCCCAAATCGGCCGAAGTATTGAGGAAAAGTTTGTCATGGAGGATTTGCACAATTTCGGGGTGAACTACGACCGGACCCTCATGGAATGGGAGGCCAGATTCCGCAAGGCCTGGCCGGAAATCCGGCGGGGGTCCCACATGTACGATGACCGCTTTTATCGCATGTGGCGCTATTACCTGCTCTCCTGTGCTGGCGCCTTCCGTGCACGCCATGTGCAATTGTGGCAGTGGGTGCTCTCGCCAAAGGGGCTAACCGCCGGATACAAACGTCCGGCATTCAGCGCCCTGACATAA